Below is a genomic region from Rosa chinensis cultivar Old Blush chromosome 5, RchiOBHm-V2, whole genome shotgun sequence.
CTCCATAGTTGGTTGTGAATCAACTGCAGCCCAGAAAAGGTAGCATCAAAATCTTGATCATAAGTTTATAACTCAGTTACAAATTCAAGAAATATATCATTTGGGCTAAATAATTTCTGACATCTCATCAacagtgaaagaaaaaaagaggagagaagTTGGGATTGGATGTCAACAGGTGACAGGTTGAGGTGACAACATCAAAGGAGGAGCTTGTTACATATTATTGAGGCAACAATTGAAATTGGATAGTGGAAACTACGACAAACTCTTCATAATTCAGAAATTTAATATTCTGGAACGAGGCCTAAAAATCATGACTATCAATAGATTAATTTACGGAAGAAGGCCATTTAGTTGAACTCATATTTGTTGttttaaaattctttttccAAGCCACCAGAACAAAATCGTTTAGCATCATATAACCCATTGAAACCAAAGTAATATAGTGCTACAGTACAAGGTAATGCAATTGAAATCATGATGATTGTAAAGATAGTGAGACAATTTGGTGGACACAAGACCATTACAGCAGTAGACTCGATTCCAATTTTCATCAacacacaaaaaacaaaacgTAAAAGTTGTGAAGGGTCGAGATTATCAACACGACGAGTACTAATAAACATCAAAGCATATAACTTTGCACGTACCATCCATGGTTGCTTCTTGTTAACCTTCCACGACCAAAAGCAGTGGTAGCCAATGCAGGCTTCACGACCGAAGGACAGTAGAACCTGGAgattataaaagaaaaacaaaaaaaagatgaaTGAAACAATGGATACAGTCTTTCTGTGAATTGCGGCATTTTATGGAACATATTGACAGAATTGTCGGAACCCAGTAGCTGTAtaaacatttcacttttttaacAACATGGGTATTGGAGAAAGACCAAGTCTGAAACAAAATTAGTTTCAAAGATTTCAGTATCCGGTAGTATATTAACAACGAGCGTTCTATGACTATACTGGGACCCATTGAAAAATAGAGCAGTTCAGCTTCGAGGTTGCCTTTGGGGCATTTTATCAAACACCTGGTATGCAGCATTAGCGAAATAGAAAATATTTCTCACCCAGGTAGTGAGGACTGATGATTTTATTGTAAGGTTAAATTAGAGCAGTTCAGTTCAATTCCTATGAAAAGGCTAAATTAGTGAGGACTGATGATTTTATTGTAAGACGGAAACTGGGAGAGCTCAAGTGAAATGAGCCACTTCCCTACGCAAATAAATACGTGGTGCTTTTAGTGAAGGACCCTTTGATAAATATTTATCAGATggtgacaatttttttttttttttgggtataagtCTTGTGGCTCAATCCAACTTATTTTACCCCTACTTTCTTCTTTACATTCTCAACAGGTTTCAAATTTTCCGAGATGTCCATCCACTGACCTTAAACCTCAGGCCAATATCTCATATCTGATTTTGTCAATTGAACCCGGTTCTCGCCTCAGCTTGATACCCCCGAGCAATTGGCACCAATAGAAGCTCCCCTCCCAGCTCATAAAAGTAACATGTATAAGTCTATTGTAAGTTGGAGACTGCTCACAAAACACTAGTTGTTGATATCATTCACACACAAAAAAAGTTCGTTGGGAAATATAGGTGGACTCATCATCATTTGATGGAGCATCAACACTTTATTCAAAAAGAGATAGAGTGTGTCAAAATTTCTTGGGAGGGAGACTGGATTTCTTTTCAGTTTGCTATTTATATCAAGCTCTCTAAAATCCTCTACAATCCATCAGTTAATGAAATCCTTGAAAATCATTCAACTTTTGAATACCACTAAATTTGAATAGATATTTTAAAATTTCAtaacatttttttaaaataataaaagtcTGATAGACTCTTAATTCAAAAGAATTTTctacaaaagaataaaaaatatttacagTCTGTACCAACTATCAATTTGtcaatacagaaaaaaaaacataagtgTAAACAGAGACCTCGATCTCTTTTTTTCAATGCAGTGAATAAAAGGAGAACCGTTAACCATATACACTTTGATTTCTAATAGATGAGGTCGAAGATCAGCTGAATTTTGAGTGAAACAACTATACTTTAATTTTCTTCCAATATGACGCTGTTGTATTAGATAATAGGAAAGGAAGTGaataaaatagaaataaaatcaTGTTTATTATGAATATCAACTTCAAGAACTTGTTTATCTGAACTTTACTACTCCTtgaaggaaaagagaaaaaaaaaattggtattGATGATTGATaataattataaattttttaacCACATATCAAAGTCGAAGCAATTCAAGAATAAGCCTTATAATCATTGGCAATAGTAATCATTTGCTTCATTCAGTAATAATGAGTAACTCTGCGTTTTGAAGGATgtttatttgagaaaatgtgtgaTCTGTAAATGCTCACGAAAAGCATTTCAAGATTGGTGCGCTGCAGGGAACTAGCATGAAATATCTCACACAAATTTCAATCGCGGTATGTAAAAATACAATATTATGACTATGACTAACTACATAACttcattgaaaattttcaagttCCGAACGGCAAAATTACTTATAAAACCTACAtgaagtttgaagtttgaagttttcATTGCAGAGGTTCAAGATAGGAATCCCAACTGAAAGAGACTGGAAACTAATTTTTGGCTTAGCATGCAGTTACAGGAGTACTGGAAACATCCTACATATTTTCTTAGGATGATAAAACAAATCGTGAGAATTTGGATTCTTCTTTAGAACTTGATCTTATACAATGAACACCTTGCAGACCAACTTGATTTAGGATCATCCTTCTTGAACAAAGTCAAACACCTAAGCCTTATGATCATCGGCAATAGTAATCGTTTGCTTCATATAGTAATAATGAGTAACTCTGCGTTTTGAAGGATGTTTGTTTGAGAAAATGTGTGATCAGTAAATGCTCACGCAAACATTTCAAGGTTGATGTGCTGACAGTGCTGTAGGGAACTAGCATGAAATATCTCACACAAATTTCAAATGACGTATGTAAAAAATACAATATTATGACTATGACTAACTACATAATTGAAAATTTTCGAGTTCGGAACTGCAAAATTACAcacgatttttttttatttacttttatttttatttttattattttttaatttaagaCCTATATGAAGTTTTTGAACTTTTCATTACAGATGTTCAAGACAGCATTCCCAACTCAAAGAGACTGGAAACTAATTTTTGGCTTAGCCAAGATAGACAGTGACTTGCACTATACGCTCCCATGGGAATGGTATATCAATGCACAGACAGATACACAAACAACAAAGTTCTTTTCCTTCCGATTTTCAACTGTAAGAGAATTTTATATCAACGCCTATATTCATCTCCGCAGTCACCAATAACTTGAAGGAGATTCTTCCCTTTCTTTGTGACTTCTTCTATGCTGCTTATATCATCCTCATCAAGAGCAAGTGAAAACACAGCATTAGAGTCTTGGATATGTTCTGACAACCCGAGTCTAACGCCTATCATCGATCCTGCCACACCTCGCTGCAATATTTACAACCCAAATAAAGCAAATTATACATCTTATGACATTTGCTGTAAAAATGACCTTTGATGAACAAATATGATCCTATAAGTTCTTATGTAGCAGTTGAACTGACTGTACCTGATCTAGTATGTATTTCACAGCAAGATTGGGGATTGTGACACCATGTTTAGAAGCAATTCTTTTGAGTGTCTGAAGAAGAGTTTGAAAAAGACTCCATCCTCCCCAGGCATCAACAGCGTCGTCTCGATCGATTCGGCCCCAGGCGCCCCTGGTCTGCCACATTCCGTTCAGGACACGGCATATGTCCAACGAATCGCTGCCGTTACTCACTATGACTCGGTTGGTCTCGCTGCTGCTGCTCACCTGAGTAGCCTGCCGCCGCACCTGACCGAGTTGGACCGCGGTCAGGGCCGAGTTGAAAATGGTGATTTGAACGACGTCGGATTGGGCAGGAGGTTGTGTAAATGGAGAGTTGCCATTTTCGCGGGGAGTCTGGAAGCAATTGGCGGTAATTGGTGAACGCTCGGAAATGAAATGATAAGGCGATGTTTAGTTTTCAGAATATGTAAAAATGGAAAACTCCAACTATAGTGATGTcttattattagtttttttttgacaaatttaACTATAatattaattgatattttaaataaatttctgattttttttttttcaaaagtttTTTCCGACCATTTGTTAGTTAAAAGGTTGTACACTTTAATATTAAGTGTTGATTTAATTTTACGAATTTCTTGGACCGTTAGATTCAAGATAATCTGTTTAGTTTCTTAATTTCTTAACCTGAAACTCATGTGTGACCCAGGTTTCAATTTGAGACATTTTAGAGGACTAGTTATTGGTTTGAGACCTCTTTTAGCACTAGTCTTATTATGAGACCCTcatttgttgttgttggagtGGTGGTTTATACCATGGCAATCTCATTTTGATACTTGAAACCATGGTTGAAACTGACCTAATGTGTCAGTCATTTTGAATTTTGTGAGGGGGTCTTTTGATTGGAGTTGTACGACAATGGGAATTCATGGGTAAGGACCTAAGATTTTACCCCTTCGTCTGAGTAAGCAGCAACTAGGCCGAGCAGACCTTGAAGGACAATGAGTCCTAAGAAGAATGTTGCTGTTTTTCTTCCCGGTAGCTCCTTGTATATTCACTAGCAGTGAATTGAACATTCTGAAAGAGGCTTGGCAAGATGCATGTGTCGTGGGAGCTAAAAAAGCATGATTTATAGTAAAGATGAGAGATTTACAGCAGCTAGGAAAGCTTGGTTTCAAATTATAGTTAATGGGTTTTTGAATTCGAAGTGGGTTTTTGGGATACATGTTGGGGGAATTGCTTggttttgtttctgggttttcacaTATGTTTCGAGGTTGGTTCTGAATGGGTTTCTCGGTGAGTATGGGAATAGCTTGGGTTTGCTTTGCGTATGGATTTCTTTGGGGTTGTTTCTGAATGACTTTTACAATAGTAAGAAATCTCAATTTATAGgagagttgatgtgtgatgtaGCATTAAGCTTGCTACCTTGCCTTTGGCGTGTAGCTGTGTTTGTAATCACAGAAATCCTACTACTGGGATTACCATTCCAAGATTTTCGCTGTTGAAATCTGCTGTTGGGATTGCTGTGAACACCCGAAATTCTCAGTTAAATATTTCGTAATTTGATATTTGTTCAAGTATATGATATATGAATTTGGGGCATGATTCGTATGTTGTTGtatgagaaatttggtttcgaatgagttTATTTTCGACACAAacgttatttttttttggggggggggggggttcactaaaattgactttttgtacgtacagaatttgggaaaacttacttcacgaaagttgcagagctcatcgatacgagttcgtgcatatgcggaacgcaagaatcaGAGTTCGTACGAAGAAGTTATCGGGTTTGGAAAAATTTCCATTTTATacctagctatttttggaaatttccaaaaatagctagcGTTTCCATTTTTGGCAACCGCAccgttttcttctctctctccctcccgagCCCGAGCCGAAAACAGAGAAAGGAGTCTCCGActccgttctccctcctccggccaccaaaccacacCAAACCACCTCCCACGGCTTCTTCTTGAGCTTTCGCAGCTGCCAGTGGCAGCCTTGCGCCGTGGCACGGCTTGTAGTGGCGTCAGGAAGCTTGTTTCCATTTCCGGCCATTTTGAGTGCGAAGTGAATATCTCGAGctaccggccaccaaaactcgatATTCCTGGCTCATTAGACTCGTCTAAACTTTCTGAACAAGCACCAAGAAGGCCCGGACCTGGGGAGATCGATTTCACGCTCGTCGGAGGCTTCGCCGTTTTCTACAAATTTTCTGACCAAACCGGACTGTTTGAGGTATTTTCGATCACTTAcgttcattttctgacttcgagctagttgtgaaagttgctcaaaataattaaacgaagaggaaaagctcggccccgacaccataggcggtggtcggcggcggatcTGTCgctaactccggcggccttttccggccacctccggggatcccaagggcagtttctgcccatttttatgttctacgtgTTCATACAATCATTTCAatatatagcatgtgaattttggatatcgtatgatttagttatgaattttacgatttcgttCGATTTCTATCGTTCGATTTGTAATCTGTGAAGATTCGGACCGTCCGATAGACTTACAGTTTTGATAtaatgatcgtaggactgtcctgaagactttgtgtggtcacgggtgaatatccgaccgttggatcttcatataagtgCGTTCTTGAATTGTACGCTAAGTTAATTatcgtatttggttaggtgattgacggtttgagttggtggACGATTGGAAACCGTATTTTAAGTTgttgagaagacgcagcgggattggaggtgagtaaatctcacatggttcatttacgaaccgaatttccttattgcacaattatttgttatgtgtgagaaaatggttttaagaaaatgaaatttaaagTATATaggaaaatgaatttcttggttttactacgtgtgaactatagttggtattagtggtcattcctgagtggatgattacgtgtatatatatatatatatatttacgtgattttatacggaatggtgtgacattgaaatatgtggtttttttgatgatttcgtttTTATACTTGAATGAAGGATTTATCTGCCATATTATTATGATAATTGGTATTGTTGTGAGTATGATTTGGGTGGAGACCCAAAGTTCGTCGGTTATAGTATTAACCGAAGTATATCGGATACTTGCACCTGGGCCAAGGTGACAAGTAACGATTTAGATAGAACTCTAGTCTGTTGTGGGAgtacggtcatggtggtaactaggttgttgcattgtgagtactttgtgccacgtgagttgggttggtgattaaattgttggggttgttgtgtgtgttcggattgttggattgttttacttgaattaaaagaattgtgatttattaaatcaaccattcatttcttatttactcacgagctttgcaaaaagcttacccggttttgtgttgttgcaatcccggtacactattcaaacggtgtagcggataatcctgcaggtcaggataatcagggtggaGAGCGAGCTGAGTAGAGCAGCGGGGTTGACGTCAGCACTTAGcctattttggtgtgttgtagactcttttgagcgt
It encodes:
- the LOC112168026 gene encoding uncharacterized protein LOC112168026 — translated: MWQTRGAWGRIDRDDAVDAWGGWSLFQTLLQTLKRIASKHGVTIPNLAVKYILDQRGVAGSMIGVRLGLSEHIQDSNAVFSLALDEDDISSIEEVTKKGKNLLQVIGDCGDEYRR